GAGACTCTTCCTTGCTCTTAGGTTTCCGCCCTCTCTTCTTCGGCGCCGATGTCACGTTTCCTCCGCTCGGCGACGCTGCTCCTGCCGCTGCCACTTCCGCTTCCTCGCTCtccatttttccttttttgggagactttttttttgattttagtctctctctctctagctttAGTGAGACAAgactttatctctctctctctctcacttgcTTTTAcagacaaaacaaaaccatCACAGTTTCCCTTGTTCTCTTAAtcataaaacatattattttaacaaataataaaataaaataattttatattaatttagagtagtaatatttttaaaatatataatcaattataaatcataaataaatgagAAATTTGCCACATAAGATATTTCTCTTGAAACTATTGAttccaaatttattaattaaaatttgaaacttattATTGTCAAAATtactataaatacaaaaaaaattgctgAATTTACATAACAATAACAAGAGtcaatattaagaaaatacttTAAAACCTCTGATGACTATaacgattttttttcttctatattttcTTTTCCTGATGTtgctaaaaattaacaaatagtttataataaaaataatcctGCGCTTTCAAAATCTAGTGAATATCTTATAGGGATATAACAAAAATGttcagtttttctttttcctcaaacattaaactttccctataaaactacaaaaaaaattctcaccAATACATGTAAACGTGATTAACTCAACTCACACATAAATTACACGGGGGAGAGGGAAAACCGAACCCAGTCCACATTAAACCGAAAGAAGAATATTATCCTTAAACCGGAGGTGACTGATCATGATTCAACAACTGTAGCAGTAGCAACAACGTCTAGAGCTGGtgcttcttcatcatctgtgTTCTCAGACGAAACCAAAACTCGACCAgaatcctcttcttcttcttcttcctcagatTCAGATTCCTTATCGACAATGAGCTTTTCTTTGAGCTTGGCCATCAGCTCTTCTTGAACCGACTCATTCAGCCTCAGAAACTTCTTCAAAGCCTCTTTCCCATGGTAGTTCTTCCCGTCCAGATTGTAGAACGTTCCGTTTTTGGCGACGAACTTGTGCTTAATGCTCAGCTCGATAATCTCCGTGACCTTGCAGATTCCTTTCCCAAACTCGAGCTCAAACTGCGCCGTTCTAAAAGGCGGCGCGAGCTTGTTCTTCACTATCTTCACAGCAACTTGACTCCCCGTCGTCTGCACAAGCAAAAGCATACAATGTCAACTTTCAAACACAAGCAAATGCAGTTTATGAGCAGGTTTTGGAATAACTTACATCTTCACCTTTCTTGACAAGTCCCACTCGCCTGATATTGAGACGCATAGAAGCGTAGAACTTCAAGGCGTTCCCACCGCATGTTACTTCTGTTGGACCTCCAAATCCTCCGAATGTAGAAAGTTTAGCTCTCACCTGAGCATAAAACAAGATGCATTACACAAAAGCAGGAGCTTATATCATACAAAATCTTAAGTAGAGAAGGTTCTATTATACCTGGTTTATAAAGATGAGAAGGGTTTGCGATAAGGATAAAGAGTGGCTCAGTTTACGCAAAGCTTGACTCATCAATCTGGCTTGCATAGCCATATGTGCATCACCCATCTCTCCCTCAAGCTCTCCTTTAGGCACAAGAGCAGCCACCTGTTAAAAAGAAATCACACGAAACCtgtgagaggagagagagacctAAACTCATGGATCCATTATTCATACTTACACTATCAACAACAATAACATCAACGGAACCACTTCGGACCAAAGTGTCGACAAGACTAAGTGCCTGTTCACCACAATCAGGCTGCGAGAGAAGCAGGTTCTCTGTATTCACACCGATTGCCTTAGCAAGCGACGAGTCAAGCGCATGCTCAGCATCTACAAATACACACGTTCCTGTACACACAAGCAAAAAAGAACATCACACcttttgaaatccaatcaaaagagttttaaaaagaaacatgtAAACAAACAACCTCCTTGTTTTTGAGCTTCAGCAATAACATGAAGAGCAAGTGTTGTTTTGCCAGATGCTTCAGGACCGTATATCTCCACAACACGTCCCTATCAACAACAAGAAGCTACTCAAAGGCTGAGACTAGGACTACATTaaagtgatgatgatatcattcATTTACCTTGGGAAGGCCACCGACACCTAAGGCTAGATCGAGGGAAAAAGAGCCGGTAGAGTAAACGGGGACATCTCTAGGAGAAACAGCACGACCGAGCCACATGATAGAGCCTTTGCCAAAGGAAGTGGTTATCTGATCAAGTGCTTGCTGCAGAGCTATCTCCTTTTTCGACATACCTTCTTCAGATGACGTACTTCCATCTGACTTTGATTTCTTTTTAGCTTCCAAAAAGATAAAAAGCAGTATTAATGGCAAGAAACCTTGACGGTAAGAAGGACAATGAGCCAAAGGCACAAGCTTTAATTAGACTAATAAAGCAGTTTAAGTAAAGGTAAAAGCTTTAACTAACCTTTGGCAGCAAAACCTTGGAGGAGCTGAAACGATGTGCCAACCACACCTCCTCTAGTAGTAGATACCTGCAAAATTCCAAACTCCCAATTGAATTAAGCCGTGAAAACGACAGTGTTTAATTTCTCGCAAATAAATAAAGATACctcagaagagagaagagagcgTCTCAGTGAAGACGCGTTTCGGAGAATCCCCGCCATAGAAAGACACTTACAaagcttctttctttctttctcacgAGAATGTAAACAGTGAATTCGAAAACTACTCGGAAAAGCTGACgagtttttagggttttaggttctCTCGTTTCCCTCGCCAATTTTTTATTGATCGGTTTTCTTACAACAAGTCCACGGAGGCTCTTGTCCTCCTGTCCTGTCTTCAAAAGACAAAGTACAAAACCGGCTCATTAGTTGGTTTATTTAAATCGATAAATTATATTGATCGGTTTAAGTACATTTACGGTTTAGTAAtctggtttttgtttttatactaCTCCTGCCATATCCGGCCCAAAACATTTGGCATTTGATTTTTGCTGTTTTCTTGGATCATTGATGTTGTGCTATTTGGTTTTCGTGATTTGTGAAAGTGAAATGCGAGAAAACAGAGAGATAGTATATGGTATGACGATGACAGAATAGAGAAATTTTCATTTCGGTTTGATTGTTGCAGTTAAGAATGAATCCAAACCAAAGTGAACCCAACCCAATATCCAAATGGAATTTGTTCTACGAATGACAATGAGATCATTCGATCAacttaaaagaatatataaattgGGAACGAAAACGACAAAATATATTGCTCAAACCAGTTCATGAGAGAACACAATGCAAATGAAAAATCAGacacaaaccaaaccaaataaccagctttttttttttagcaaaccACCACCCAAAACTTGATAAAATAATCATACAAACCAGACCACGACTCTGCAAATTAAGAAACACAAAAGACCcgactcttcttcttccttcttgaGAAGTTTACTCACTGCTGCTTACACTCCGGTGGCCTCTCACCTTGCTGACCTTCCCCAAGTTGACTTCTTCCAGACTTCTGTTCACAGAGAAAAAGATCCACAGGTTAAACAATCAACAAGAAGTAGATCCTACGGTCAAGAGAAACAGAAAAGTATTAACCACATAGTACCTTCTTTCTGCTCTTCTTtcctttctcttcctcttcttcctcatcatcatcatcatcatcctcgtcctcttcatcttcctcttcgtcctcctcctcatcctcttcgtcctcctcatcatcatccATCTCAAGGTCATCTTCGTCAACAGCTTCACCAGTGAACCATGACACAGCATGCGAGATAATTTTCTCTTTAATGGTTGATCTACATGATAAACAACAGTGCACAGATTCAGATCCCACAACTGAGAACTaaaagagcaaagagaagtaAAGATGAAGTAAGAAAGGATACAGACCCAATATCATAGTCCTGCTCCATTCGACCTTGGAGTTCCTCAGCCTGTGCAAGAAGAATCAAGTTAACGCAattctaaatacaaaaaaaaaaaattaaactgctTTAGGGGATGATGGCCATACCAATTCCTCATCAAGATCATCTTCGTCCTCAGGAACTTGCGGTGGATTGAAGAAGTTAAAGAAACTCTCACACTCCTCAGTCTTAGTGATGGGCTTTGTGTTTTTGGATCCCTTCTTCGGCTTCTTTTTAAGGATCTTCTGAGTCAAACATTTTCCAGGATACCACTCAATCTCCGTCCCGATGGCCTTCTCGAGGATAGGCTCATCTTCATCGATCATGTGATACGTCTTGGTCAAGAGAGTGTTCTTAAAGTAAGGGTTCTCATCAAAGAAGAACTCAAGCTTGAACCCTTTAGGCTCTTCAACCTTGTTCCACTTGATATCCTTAAGATACTTAAGAGCACCTTCATCTCGCTCAGTTATCTACAATCATTGGGGAACAACATCGGCATAAAGAGAACTGTCTTTTCATAAACAAAAGAGTAACGAACGAACCTCCTCAGTAGTTATTTCATTGTTCTTGAGTGCAATAAGCCAGAAGTCAGGTACTCCTTTCTCTGCACAGATGTTCATCAAACATTATGATTTGGAAGCTAAAACACACATAACCAGTGTAAGTAAACTGATAAGACACTACCTTCAGCagctttatcttcttcttcaggtGCACCTTCAACTTCAACCACACCGTTCACAATCTCATACCGCTGTATGTGATCATCACGTTAGAAAAAAAAGCAGAACCAACAATAATCATACAAAAAGAGACAAGTTTAAGAAGTAAGGATCTAAAGAAAACTATTAgatcattatttatttttttgacctTGGTATAAAAAGGCTGATACAACTTTTGATACTTAGCTTCAAGAGCTGCCTTTTCCTCGAAAAACTTTGCTTCAATTTCATTATGTTGGTTCTgcaatgtatattaaaaaaaaaggaatcagATAATATTTGGGAATTTCTCATCAGAGCACTGCTAATTACTTCATACCAAAcgcaaaagaataaaaataaaaggttgAAGATTTGACTAGCCTGAATCTCTCTTAGAGCCTCGACACGCTTCCTGACAATGGGAGTCAAGTTCTCAAGGACATCCGAGTGTTGTCCAGCTAAATTCTGCAACTTGTTCTGCACAACACATCAAAATCAAGAATCAGACACAATCATCAAAACCAAATCCTTTTGCTATAAAAATTCAATCTTTAAGTCTAGAACTGACCTTAAGAGCATTGACAAGGCCTGCACGATCCTCAACGTTAAGggctacataagcaaaaccacaccaaaaaaaagagaaggatTTTTCAATAAATCCTGaagaagaattaaaaaaaacaaaaggaatcAGCCTGTCATTACATACCGGCGGTGAGATCGGACATGTTCAAGTTATCGttgctcatcttcttcttcttcttcaggcgGAGGATAAGAGTGAAACCCCCCTTCTTTAAAACCCTAGTTTTTCTGGGGAGAGCGGCGGGCGgagagaaaattttaatttaattaaattaaaaagaaaaagaaaagggcGTGAAACGTGTAGTCCGAAATATTTGGGCACTTTATAAGTCGTGGCAATCTCTTTTTCCtatctttttttatatttttccgtaattttga
The nucleotide sequence above comes from Brassica napus cultivar Da-Ae chromosome A9, Da-Ae, whole genome shotgun sequence. Encoded proteins:
- the LOC106369098 gene encoding DNA repair protein recA homolog 3, mitochondrial — its product is MAGILRNASSLRRSLLSSEVSTTRGGVVGTSFQLLQGFAAKAKKKSKSDGSTSSEEGMSKKEIALQQALDQITTSFGKGSIMWLGRAVSPRDVPVYSTGSFSLDLALGVGGLPKGRVVEIYGPEASGKTTLALHVIAEAQKQGGTCVFVDAEHALDSSLAKAIGVNTENLLLSQPDCGEQALSLVDTLVRSGSVDVIVVDSVAALVPKGELEGEMGDAHMAMQARLMSQALRKLSHSLSLSQTLLIFINQVRAKLSTFGGFGGPTEVTCGGNALKFYASMRLNIRRVGLVKKGEDTTGSQVAVKIVKNKLAPPFRTAQFELEFGKGICKVTEIIELSIKHKFVAKNGTFYNLDGKNYHGKEALKKFLRLNESVQEELMAKLKEKLIVDKESESEEEEEEEDSGRVLVSSENTDDEEAPALDVVATATVVES
- the LOC106369097 gene encoding nucleosome assembly protein 1;2 — its product is MSNDNLNMSDLTAALNVEDRAGLVNALKNKLQNLAGQHSDVLENLTPIVRKRVEALREIQNQHNEIEAKFFEEKAALEAKYQKLYQPFYTKRYEIVNGVVEVEGAPEEEDKAAEEKGVPDFWLIALKNNEITTEEITERDEGALKYLKDIKWNKVEEPKGFKLEFFFDENPYFKNTLLTKTYHMIDEDEPILEKAIGTEIEWYPGKCLTQKILKKKPKKGSKNTKPITKTEECESFFNFFNPPQVPEDEDDLDEELAEELQGRMEQDYDIGSTIKEKIISHAVSWFTGEAVDEDDLEMDDDEEDEEDEEEDEEEDEEDEDDDDDDEEEEEEKGKKSRKKKSGRSQLGEGQQGERPPECKQQ